A region of Streptomyces sp. NBC_01788 DNA encodes the following proteins:
- a CDS encoding TIGR03089 family protein, with translation MNATERTPADLLRSALAADPGRPLVTFYDDATGERVELSVATFSNWVAKTANLLQGDLGAGPGDRVALLLPAHWQTAVWLLACASVGAVADVDGNARAADVVVSGPGTLDAARACSGERVALALRPLGGRFPQPPEGFADYAVEVPGQGDVFAPFAPVDPEEPALIVAGAEYTAAEVVERARGDAPELNLTGPGSRLLSALQYDTWEGLSAGLYAPLTAGASVVLCRNLDRLPEDALAKRIESERVTATAR, from the coding sequence GTGAACGCCACCGAACGCACCCCTGCCGACCTGCTGCGTTCCGCGCTCGCCGCGGATCCCGGACGCCCGCTGGTGACCTTCTACGACGACGCCACGGGCGAACGTGTCGAATTGTCCGTGGCCACCTTCTCCAATTGGGTGGCCAAGACGGCGAACCTCCTCCAGGGGGACCTCGGCGCCGGCCCCGGCGACCGGGTCGCGCTGCTGCTGCCGGCGCACTGGCAGACGGCGGTGTGGCTGCTGGCGTGCGCGTCGGTGGGCGCGGTGGCCGACGTCGACGGGAACGCGCGCGCGGCCGACGTCGTGGTCAGCGGTCCCGGCACACTGGACGCGGCCCGCGCCTGCTCCGGGGAGCGGGTGGCGCTGGCGCTGCGACCGCTGGGCGGGCGTTTCCCGCAGCCGCCGGAGGGCTTCGCGGACTACGCCGTCGAGGTGCCGGGGCAGGGCGATGTGTTCGCGCCCTTCGCACCGGTGGACCCGGAGGAGCCGGCGCTGATCGTGGCCGGGGCCGAGTACACGGCGGCCGAGGTCGTGGAGCGGGCCCGCGGCGACGCCCCGGAACTGAACCTGACCGGGCCGGGCTCCCGCCTGCTGTCGGCGCTGCAGTACGACACCTGGGAGGGCCTCAGCGCGGGCCTGTACGCGCCGCTCACCGCCGGCGCCTCGGTCGTCCTGTGCCGCAACCTCGACCGCCTGCCCGAGGACGCCCTCGCCAAGCGCATCGAATCCGAACGGGTCACAGCCACGGCCAGATGA
- a CDS encoding peptidoglycan recognition protein family protein: MRRYGFLASSLGVACAAALALAPSLTGSRASAQPTGAAGSAAVTGTTRSLPLAPLTRDPDPGGAALEQGLRRTDVHHFSLAGVVWNDPDAELHGTVRIRTRSAATGAWSGWQDLDTRNADHGADPGTAERTSGHVHGATAPLWVGDCDGVDVRVRADAGSRDPAARPVPLPAGLRLELVDPGTLSPARGRSAQAPVGPRPGIVTRRGWGADESLREPGFVYTQKVKVAFVHHTASGNNYTCAQAPAVIRGIYRYHVRSMGWRDVGYNFLVDKCGTIYEGRAGGVAKAVLGAHTMGFNSNSAGIAVIGTYDTAKPSSAAVTTLARLTAWKLGLYGMNPLGKTYLTSGGGNLYQKGKSVRLNVISGHRDGFATDCPGQQLYGKLGTVRSTAARYQGR, encoded by the coding sequence ATGCGTCGATACGGATTCCTCGCCTCCTCCCTCGGTGTCGCGTGCGCGGCCGCCCTCGCCCTCGCGCCGAGCCTGACGGGCAGTCGGGCAAGCGCTCAGCCGACAGGGGCGGCCGGGTCGGCGGCCGTCACCGGCACCACCCGGTCACTGCCCCTCGCCCCGCTCACCCGTGACCCCGATCCCGGCGGCGCCGCCCTCGAACAGGGCCTGCGCCGCACGGACGTCCATCACTTCTCACTGGCCGGCGTCGTCTGGAACGACCCGGACGCCGAGCTGCACGGCACCGTCCGGATCCGCACCCGCTCCGCCGCCACCGGCGCCTGGTCCGGCTGGCAGGACCTCGACACGCGCAACGCCGACCACGGCGCCGACCCCGGCACGGCCGAGCGCACCTCCGGGCACGTGCACGGGGCCACCGCGCCGCTGTGGGTGGGTGACTGCGACGGCGTCGACGTACGCGTCCGCGCCGATGCCGGGAGCCGCGACCCGGCCGCCCGGCCGGTCCCGCTACCCGCGGGACTGCGCCTGGAACTCGTCGACCCCGGCACTCTGTCCCCGGCGCGGGGCCGGAGCGCCCAGGCCCCTGTGGGACCGCGGCCGGGTATCGTCACGCGCCGCGGCTGGGGCGCGGACGAGTCCCTGCGCGAGCCGGGCTTCGTCTACACCCAGAAGGTCAAGGTGGCGTTCGTGCACCACACCGCCTCCGGCAACAACTACACCTGTGCGCAGGCCCCGGCGGTGATCCGCGGCATCTACCGCTACCACGTCAGGAGCATGGGCTGGCGCGACGTCGGCTACAACTTCCTGGTCGACAAGTGCGGGACCATCTACGAGGGCAGGGCCGGCGGAGTGGCGAAGGCCGTGCTGGGCGCCCACACCATGGGGTTCAACAGCAACAGCGCGGGCATCGCCGTCATCGGCACCTACGACACCGCCAAGCCCTCCTCGGCCGCGGTGACAACCCTCGCTCGGCTGACCGCGTGGAAGCTCGGCCTGTACGGGATGAATCCGCTCGGAAAGACATATCTGACGTCCGGTGGTGGCAACCTCTACCAAAAAGGGAAGAGCGTACGCCTGAATGTGATCTCCGGCCACCGGGACGGCTTCGCCACCGACTGCCCGGGACAACAGCTCTACGGCAAGCTCGGCACCGTCCGCTCGACCGCGGCGCGCTACCAGGGCCGCTGA